In one Colletotrichum destructivum chromosome 2, complete sequence genomic region, the following are encoded:
- a CDS encoding Putative inosine/uridine-preferring nucleoside hydrolase domain, ribonucleoside hydrolase translates to MAPKNRVIIDSDPGIDDVLAMLLALSASPEDLEVVMISVTYGNVPLQSCLRNVVALFHVLEKEIAWRKENGKPEGFEALKTYKPIVAVGAEHPLEDDELAADYFHGLDGLHGVHEQHPHLTPDDRWKSLFHTEKNIDHDPSPFSKYFTPAKQVAHKEILRILKENPPNTISICVVGPMTNVALAAAEDPETFLRVKELCVMGGAVHVEGNITPVGEFNTFADAVAAARVFALTSPTPRSTMPPISDKQSSLPPYPAKLSRRLKLTLFPLDITTPHLLMKNFFTERIKPIVEAGSPLGQWVNHFMSKTFEKIDSMEGNGQEPGLSLHDPLTVWYLLTQSDPKWKPVAEPEDIRIETTGQWTRGMHVIDGRIRAKYTEAALESSESSEGVDVLTLAEVPGDTGGWLSTGRGNRINRMVESPGEELFALDLMKRVFGQNGNEQPVCMM, encoded by the exons ATGGCTCCCAAGAACCGCGTCATTATCGATTCTGATCCCG GTATCGATGATGTCCTGGCTATGCTCCTGGCCCTCTCGGCCTCtcccgaggacctcgaggtcgtGATGATCTCCGTCACATACGGCAACGTGCCATTGCAGAG CTGTTTGCGTAACGTCGTTGCTCTCTTCCACGTGCTGGAAAAGGAGATTGCATGGCGCAAGGAGAACGGCAAGCCCGAAGGCTTCGAGGCGTTGAAGACCTACAAGCCCATCGTGGCTGTCGGTGCCGAGCACCCgctggaggacgacgagctggccgccgacTACTTCC ACGGACTTGATGGCCTACATGGCGTCCACGAGCAGCACCCTCACCTGACCCCGGATGACAGGTGGAAGTCGCTCTTCCACACGGAAAAAAACATCGACCACGACCCATCGCCCTTCTCCAAGTACTTCACGCCGGCCAAGCAGGTCGCGCATAAGGAGATTCTCCGCATTCTCAAAGAGAACCCTCCCAACACCATCTCCATCTGCGTCGTTGGTCCGATGAccaacgtcgccctcgccgccgccgaggaccccGAGACTTTCCTCCGTGTCAAGGAGCTCTGCGTTATGGGCGGTGCCGTCCACGTCGAGGGAAACATCACGCCCGTCGGCGAGTTCAACACCTttgccgacgccgtggcGGCCGCCAGGGTCTTCGCCCTGACGTCCCCCACCCCGcgctcgacgatgccgcccatTTCGGACAAGCAGTCGTCCCTCCCACCCTACCCGGCCAAGCTGTCCAGGAGGCTCAAGCTGACGCTTTTCCCCCTCGACATCACCACCCCCCACCTGCTCATGAAGAACTTCTTCACGGAGCGCATCAAGCCTATCGTGGAGGCCGGAAGCCCCCTTGGCCAATGGGTCAACCACTTCATGTCCAAGACCTTTGAGAAGATCGACTCCATGGAGGGCAACGGACAGGAGCCTGGCCTCTCTCTGCACGACCCCCTAACAGTCTGGTACCTGCTGACGCAGTCGGACCCCAAGTGGAAGCCTGTCGCGGAGCCCGAGGACATCCGCATCGAGACGACGGGCCAGTGGACGCGCGGAATGCACGTCATCGACGGCAGAATCCGTGCCAAGTACaccgaggccgcccttgAGTCCAGCGAGTCCagcgagggcgtcgacgtcctgacgctggccgaggtccCCGGCGACACGGGCGGCTGGCTCAGCACCGGCAGGGGCAACAGGATCAACCGGATGGTCGAGTCCCCTGGCGAAGAGCTGTTCGCGCTGGATctgatgaagagggtcttTGGTCAAAACGGAAACGAGCAGCCCGTGTGCATGATGTAA
- a CDS encoding Putative sm-like protein Lsm8: MATLGGYLNKKVLIVTSDSRILVGTLEAADQSTNLVLSAAQERVIQTPESGEPSVQVPLGLYLVRGDNVCTIGLVDEALDDSINWTEVKGSAIGGTKHV; encoded by the exons AGAAAGTCCTTATCGTGACTTCGGACTCGAGAATTCTTGTCGGCACCTTGGAGGCCGCAGACCAGTCCACCAACCTC GTCCTCAGCGCCGCCCAGGAGCGAGTAATCCAGACCCCCGAGAGCGGAGAACCATCGGTCCAGGTACCCCTCGGCCTCTACCTCGTCCGGGGCGATAACGTTTGCACCATCGGCCTGGTGGACGAGGCACTAGACGACAGCATCAACTGGACCGAGGTCAAGGGCTCCGCCATTGGAGGGACCAAGCACGTATGA
- a CDS encoding Putative peptidase S54, rhomboid domain, Rhomboid-like superfamily, whose amino-acid sequence MNASLGLVPSRSLLHLGLRVASRHAATTSCSSPLATASRLLSTSASLRRPVSSRPYSPWSSTLHRIQWPSPGLAATGDLPATTRRWISSTPRKPEPTNEPILRDYVDLPLDYKDKDGLRFRAKDLSAAEVRAVFGPSLKPAAANRLLRIMQGRRVAGTLDDPAFDVNTADFTPQQRDAALAYLRKLVPVDEVLNAGLRAEDELALLEKELEKGVDGEASDAKMPSLENETTETASEKVYTADPVYGYSAFDAIRAKNQARAAEEERRLAEEEAERQRNNPNAGPPAPLSLSRPPMSARMQKWTEQASSDLAAPPQLSLAERLLPSAAVVLLLVGMLAAFAAVYTPPRDVDRLYPEVSASTATVGALIGLNALVALAWRVPPLWKFLNRYFVLVHGMPRAVTMVTASFSHSSLGHLAANMVALWFTGTALHEEVGRAGFLAIYLGSGAVGMLGSLVAYTLRGMLTVSTVGASGSVFGVATAFFWTHRFDSFKMFDLPPDPMNGPQGLGFIALILGFHVYAFLRRGPQTIDLPSHLFGMLAGAVGVELFKKREAPRDDGLERMEEASSGTPRDKWVTVVPKPTST is encoded by the coding sequence ATGAACGCCTCACTCGGCCTCGTCCCCTCGCGatccctcctccacctgGGTCTGCGCGTTGCCAGCCGCCACGCCGCGACCACCAGCTGTAGTTCCCCCCTGGCTACCGCCTCACGACTTCTTTCAACAAGCGCATCCCTCCGCAGACCCGTCTCTAGCAGACCGTACTCGCCATGGTCGTCGACACTCCATCGAATCCAATGGCCCTCCCCGGGTCTCGCCGCGACGGGTGACCTCCCAGCAACAACACGGAGATGGATCTCTTCCACGCCGCGCAAGCCCGAACCCACAAACGAGCCCATACTCCGAGACTACGTCGATCTCCCGCTGGACTACAAGGACAAAGACGGCCTGCGCTTCCGAGCCAAAGacctctcggccgccgaggtgAGAGCCGTTTTCGGCCCTTCCctcaagcccgccgccgcgaaccGCCTCCTGCGTATTATGCAgggccgccgcgtcgccggaACCCTCGACGATCCGGCCTTTGACGTGAACACGGCCGACTTTACACCGCAGCagcgcgacgccgccctcgcctACCTCCGCAAGctcgtccccgtcgacgaggtcctcaacgccggcctGCGGGCCGAGGATGAACTCGCCCTGCTGGAGAAAGAACTCGAAaagggcgtcgacggagaAGCCTCAGATGCGAAGATGCCATCTCTCGAGAACGAGACCACCGAAACGGCGAGCGAAAAGGTCTACACGGCGGACCCGGTATACGGCTACAGCGCCTTCGACGCCATCCGCGCCAAGAACCAGGCCagggccgccgaggaagagaggcgccttgccgaggaggaggccgagcgcCAGAGGAACAACCCGAACGCCGGCCCCCCTGCGCCGCTGTCCCTCAGCCGCCCGCCGATGAGCGCGCGTATGCAGAAGTGGACCGAGCAGGCGAGTTCCGATCTcgcagcgccgccgcagtTGTCGCTCGCCGAGCGCCTGctgccctcggccgccgttgtcctgctgctggtcggCATGCTCGCTGCCTTTGCCGCGGTCTACACGCCGCCTCGCGACGTCGACCGGCTGTACCCCGAagtgtcggcgtcgacggcgacggtcggCGCGCTGATTGGGCTGAACGCGCTCGTGGCGCTCGCATGGCGCGTGCCGCCGCTGTGGAAGTTCCTGAACCGGTACTTCGTGCTGGTGCATGGCATGCCGCGCGCCGTGACCATGGTCacggccagcttctcgcaCTCGTCGCTCGGCCACCTTGCGGCCAACATGGTGGCGCTGTGGTTCACGGGTACAGCGCTACACGAGGAGGTCGGCCGCGCCGGCTTCCTGGCCATCTATCTCGGCTCGGGTGCTGTCGGTATGCTCGGCAGCCTGGTGGCTTACACGCTACGGGGCATGCTGACCGTGTCGACCGTCGGCGCGTCGGGCTCCGTGTTCGGCGTcgcgacggccttcttctggaCACACCGCTTCGACTCGTTCAAGATGTTCGACCTGCCACCGGACCCGATGAACGGCCCGCAGGGGCTGGGCTTCATCGCGCTGATCCTGGGCTTCCACGTCTACGCCTTCCTGCGGCGGGGCCCGCAGACCATCGACCTGCCGTCCCACCTCTTCGGCATGCTTGCGGGCGCCGTGGGCGTCGAGCTCTTCAAGAAGAGGGAGGCGCCGAGGGATGACGGGTTGgagaggatggaggaggctTCGTCAGGGACGCCCCGCGACAAGTGGGTGACGGTGGTTCCTAAGCCGACTAGCACCTGA
- a CDS encoding Putative translation machinery-associated protein: MSADTHPISPARFAEAVRDLSLATLHLKALEIRNSILHLQYSNAQLKPYAEGAATTLDAADASLGRPDPDCVEAIRENDVVIARMEERVQIIREEVEGRGHSWNEFRSKEEVESEQQAGAANGVNGTTTATTTNGLGAARAEEERIAGQSAQAANESSTTTTTAASQHPAWLDGTFQMGTIRNGEIHLDTTPAQPAPQTNGTGGRLSDDELRRAMEERMRGLGDGGGDDDNDGGMHL; this comes from the coding sequence ATGTCGGCAGACACCCACCCGATATCCCCCGCCCGCTTCGCCGAAGCCGTGCGCGACCTCTCGCTCGCGACGCTGCacctcaaggccctcgagatACGCAACTCGATCCTGCACCTGCAGTACTCCAACGCCCAGCTGAAGCCCtatgccgagggcgccgcgacgacccttgacgccgccgatgcctccCTCGGCCGGCCCGACCCGGACTGCGTCGAGGCCATCCGCGAAAACGACGTTGTCATCGCTCGCATGGAGGAGCGTGTGCAGATTATCcgcgaagaggtcgagggccGCGGTCACTCTTGGAACGAGTTCCGGagcaaggaggaggtcgagtCGGAACAGCAGGCTGGTGCCGCGAATGGCGTGAATggaacgacgacggcgacgacgacgaatgGTCTTGGTGCCGCGAgggcggaagaggagaggaTCGCGGGACAGAGCGCGCAGGCAGCGAACGAGTCCAGcacgacaacaacgacagcagcttCACAACACCCCGCCTGGCTGGATGGCACATTCCAGATGGGCACGATACGCAACGGCGAGATCCACCTGGATACCACACCCGCCCAGCCTGCGCCGCAAACCAACGGTACGGGCGGTCGCTTGTCGGACGATGAGCTGCGCCGTGCCATGGAGGAGCGGATGAGGGgacttggcgacggcggcggcgacgacgacaatgatGGTGGTATGCACTTGTAG